The following DNA comes from Agromyces mangrovi.
ACGGGTCGACCGACCAGTCGCCGAGCGCGCGCCGGTCGTCGCGGCGGCCGAGGAACCAGCCGTCGTCGAGCACGAACCGCTCGACGCCCACGCGCCGGGCGGCATCGATGAGCGGTTCGAACCGCTCGAGCGAGTGGTCGAAGTAGACCGCCTCCCACGTGTTCAACGTCACGGGGCGCGGTCGTCCCGCGACCGTCGACCACGAGCGCACCCAGGGGTGCAGCCGATCGGAGACCCCGTCGAGCCCGCGGGCGGAGTGCACCGCGACGACCCATGGGGTCTCGAGCGACTCCCCCGGCGCGAGCACGACCTCGCCAGGCGCGAGCAGCTCCCCACCGCCGAGCGTCGACGGGCCCAGCGCGCTGCGCTCGGCCCACGCCTCGGTGTCGCCCGACCAGGCGACGTGCACGGCCCACAGCTCGCCGTGGCCGAACCCGAACCCCGGCGTGCCCGCCGCGAGCAGGAACGCGTCGTCGTGCCCGCCGCGGCCGTGGCGCGACTCCCGAGCGTGCACGCCGTGGTCGAGCGCGCGGCGCATCGACCGTCGCTCGCGGGCCCACAGCCCGCTGAAGTCGAGCAGCTCGCTCGCGCGCGCGGGCAACGGCAGCACCGCCGCCAGACGTCCGACTCCGAGCGAGCCGCGCCCGCGGTTGGTCACGCGGTGGCGGAGCCGCAGCACGCCCTCGGGCGTGAGCTCGAGCTTCGTGGCGATCGCGACGCCGGCCCCGTCGTCGGCCACCTCGACGTCGAGCGTGCCACCTGTGGCATCCGTCGCCTGATCGACCCGGATGCCACCGGGCACCAGCGCGAACCGGGGCGCGCGCAGTGCCGACGCGGCGTCGGGCCCGTCCGCCCCACCCGGATCGCGGGAGAGCTGGACCCCGGGCCGACCCGACCAGCCCTCGCCGAGCGCGGGTACGAGGCTGAGGCGCAACGGGGTGTCGATCGAGGAGGGCGGCACGGCCGGCACGGATGCCGCCGCGAGGGCGTCGAGGGCGTCCGGCCGCACGGCACCGAGGTCGCTCCCCCAGTGCAGCACGGCGGGCACGCCCGTGCCGCGGGCGTCGACGAGCACGCTGACGCCCGCGGCACGGAGGTGGATGATCACGGAGCCGAAACTACTCCGCGACCGGGATGGACTGCGCCTGCATCGTCGCGATGGTCGACGCCTGCCCCTCGGCGAGCGCCTCCGACAGCGTGCTGCTGCCCGACGCCGCGGCCTTGAAGCCGTCGGACACGTCCGAGTAGGTCTGCGTCATGGTCGGACCCCAGACGAAGTCGGGGCTGACCTGCGACGCGGCCTCGGCGAAGACGTCGTAGATGGCCTGGCCGCCGTAGAACTCCACGCCCTCCTTCAGCACGGGCAGCTCGAGGCCGGCGGTGGTGGCCGGGTAGATCTGCGCCTGCTCGTTGAGGATCGTGAGCGACTCGTCGGAGGTGTTCAGCCAGAGCGCGAACTTCGCCGCCTCGTAGAGGTGGTCGGTGCCCTTGAAGACGGCGATCGACGAACCGCCCCAGTTGCCGGCGAGCGCATCGCCCGCGTTCCACTGCGGTGCGAGCGCGACCGACCAGTTGCCCGACGTGTCCGGCGCGCCCGACAGGATCGAGTTCGCACCCCACACGGCCGAGTTCCAGGTCCAGACCTCGCCCGAGTTGTAGGCGTTGTTCCACTCGTCGGTCCACGCCGGGTAGGTCGACACGAGGTCGTTCTCGATCAGGTCCTGCCAGTACGCGGCGACCTGCTCGGATGCGTCGCTCGTGAGCTCGACGGTCCACTCGTCACCGTCGTTGGCGAACCACTGGCCGCCCGCCTGCCAGACGAAGCCGGCGAACTGGTTGATGTCGGTCTGCGAGAAGTTGGTGATGTAGCCGCCCTGCTCGCGCACCTGCACCGCGGCGTCGCGGTACTCGTCCCAAGTGGTCGGCACGTCGATACCGGCCTCCTCGAACAGGTCGCTGCGGTAGAACAGCGCCATCGGGCCCTGGTCCTGCGGGATGCCGTAGGCCTGGTCGTCCGTGCCGAGCGAGACCTGCCCCCAGGTCCAGTCGAGGAACTGGTCCTGTGCGGCGACGACGTCGGCGCAGACCGCCAGGTCCTCCAAGCCGTCCTGCACGCGGAAGTTCGGCAGCGCGTCGT
Coding sequences within:
- a CDS encoding alpha-galactosidase, translating into MIIHLRAAGVSVLVDARGTGVPAVLHWGSDLGAVRPDALDALAAASVPAVPPSSIDTPLRLSLVPALGEGWSGRPGVQLSRDPGGADGPDAASALRAPRFALVPGGIRVDQATDATGGTLDVEVADDGAGVAIATKLELTPEGVLRLRHRVTNRGRGSLGVGRLAAVLPLPARASELLDFSGLWARERRSMRRALDHGVHARESRHGRGGHDDAFLLAAGTPGFGFGHGELWAVHVAWSGDTEAWAERSALGPSTLGGGELLAPGEVVLAPGESLETPWVVAVHSARGLDGVSDRLHPWVRSWSTVAGRPRPVTLNTWEAVYFDHSLERFEPLIDAARRVGVERFVLDDGWFLGRRDDRRALGDWSVDPSVWPDGLGPLIERVTAAGMEFGLWVEPEMVSADSELARAHPEWVLGRPEDPEWRWQRVLDLTAPGAADHVFDRLDELLAVHDIRYLKWDHNRDLLGGSAHAQTAALYGLLDRLRAAHPGVEIESCASGGARIDLGILERTDRVWTSDTNDPLERQSIQRFTGLVVPPEYLGSHLGAARAHTTGRTSELSFRLATALFGSAGIEWNLAAATEEELDAVASWTATYRRLRGLLHTGRVVRADAADPAQLAHGVVSGDRRHAVYSVAVLGTPVAALPPAVRLPGLDSEAEYVVRLVDLGPVRTIEDAPPPWVTAGEVRLPGRLLGEVGLPMPLLGPENAVVLEAVAI
- a CDS encoding ABC transporter substrate-binding protein, with product MRHTKRAVTAALLTSAALVLTACAAGDDTGSDSTASGACEPAGEDVTLTFTSWIPGIEDAVAAWNAENPDIQVEVQTGPNGNSGTYQNFFNQLQAGNAPDLGQIEYDALPNFRVQDGLEDLAVCADVVAAQDQFLDWTWGQVSLGTDDQAYGIPQDQGPMALFYRSDLFEEAGIDVPTTWDEYRDAAVQVREQGGYITNFSQTDINQFAGFVWQAGGQWFANDGDEWTVELTSDASEQVAAYWQDLIENDLVSTYPAWTDEWNNAYNSGEVWTWNSAVWGANSILSGAPDTSGNWSVALAPQWNAGDALAGNWGGSSIAVFKGTDHLYEAAKFALWLNTSDESLTILNEQAQIYPATTAGLELPVLKEGVEFYGGQAIYDVFAEAASQVSPDFVWGPTMTQTYSDVSDGFKAAASGSSTLSEALAEGQASTIATMQAQSIPVAE